The proteins below come from a single Caenibius sp. WL genomic window:
- a CDS encoding alpha/beta hydrolase: MAPPRLDPGKLGNKHGLPNSNHAKERAISLHDSLADAPFDARAIPAAARESVWTAPDGFPIRRIDWPAPHGAARGSLLFLPGRGDAYEKYLETLAYWAGQGWHVTALDWRGQAGSGRLGKDAVTGHVPDFSLWTYDLGHFWAEWAAQTPGPHALAGHSMGGHLVLRAAAEKRVAPDALILSAPMLGLSTGPFPVALVHLAARFMAAIGDARRPAWRWSEKPGELPANRIDLLTHDERRYADEVWWRDHRPELVMGPGSWGWVERAYASIRLLDRPGMLESVVTPVLIVATTADRLVDFAATERAARRLPLCETLFFGPEARHEILRETDAVRNRALDAIDAFLDRVAPPPESPQ; the protein is encoded by the coding sequence TAGTAACCACGCGAAGGAGCGCGCTATCTCTCTTCACGACAGTCTGGCGGATGCCCCATTCGACGCGCGGGCGATTCCCGCCGCCGCCCGGGAAAGCGTCTGGACCGCGCCCGATGGTTTTCCGATCCGCCGGATCGACTGGCCCGCACCGCATGGCGCGGCGCGCGGATCGCTCCTGTTCCTCCCCGGCCGGGGGGATGCCTACGAGAAGTATCTCGAAACGCTGGCCTACTGGGCGGGGCAGGGCTGGCATGTCACCGCGCTCGACTGGCGGGGTCAGGCGGGATCGGGGCGGCTGGGCAAGGATGCGGTGACGGGGCACGTGCCCGACTTTTCGCTCTGGACCTATGATCTCGGGCATTTCTGGGCCGAATGGGCGGCGCAGACGCCGGGGCCGCATGCGCTGGCCGGGCATTCGATGGGCGGGCATCTGGTGTTGCGCGCCGCGGCGGAGAAGCGGGTCGCGCCCGATGCGCTGATCCTGTCCGCGCCGATGCTGGGCCTCAGCACCGGGCCCTTTCCGGTGGCGCTGGTCCATCTGGCGGCGCGGTTCATGGCCGCGATCGGCGATGCCCGCCGCCCGGCCTGGCGGTGGAGCGAAAAGCCCGGCGAACTGCCCGCGAACCGGATCGATCTCCTGACGCATGACGAGCGCCGTTATGCCGATGAGGTATGGTGGCGCGATCATCGCCCCGAACTGGTGATGGGGCCGGGAAGCTGGGGCTGGGTGGAACGGGCCTATGCCTCGATCCGGCTGCTGGACCGGCCGGGCATGTTGGAAAGCGTGGTCACCCCGGTGCTGATCGTGGCGACCACGGCGGACAGGCTGGTCGATTTCGCGGCGACGGAGCGGGCCGCGCGCCGCCTGCCCTTGTGCGAAACCCTGTTCTTCGGCCCCGAAGCCCGGCACGAAATCCTGCGCGAAACGGATGCGGTCCGCAACCGGGCGCTGGATGCTATCGATGCCTTTCTGGATCGTGTAGCACCGCCGCCTGAATCGCCCCAATAA